In Apteryx mantelli isolate bAptMan1 chromosome 8, bAptMan1.hap1, whole genome shotgun sequence, the genomic window TAGACACCACAGACACTAGGCTCGGTGGACTAAAGGCCATAGCTGGTAACACAGTTGCTGTGATCTTTCAGGTGGTATTTTTCAGGTTTCAAATGATTTTCTTGTATTCCACAGGGGGTGGGGAAAGCTGGCACCAACCGCGCCCTGGACTGCGGCTCTGGGATAGGTCGGGTCAGCAAGCATGTCCTGTTACCAATTTTCAAGAGCGTGGAGCTGGTGGATATGATGGAGAATTTCCTGGCTGAGGTCCCGAACTACCTACAGGGCAAGGAGGACAGAGTAGAGATGTATTATTGCAAAAGCCTTCAGGAGTTCACTCCAGCCCCACAAAGATATGATGTCATCTGGATTCAGTGGGTTTCAGGTTAGTTCAGCATGATTCCTCCAGCTGGGCATCTCAGAGAACTACACAGCCTGCGCTAAAAATTATGTTAAAAGAATGGTGCAGCTATAAAAGAAGGTTCTCAAATGTTTGGAAAAGCCAGGCTGAAGACTGACCAGTGCTGGGGGCACAAGGCTTGCCCTGTCCTCATTCAGTTCCAGTGCCTGGTCCCACAGCAGCCCTCCACTGCCAGCACAAgcatttggaggggaaaaaaaagtggaaactACTACACTCCTGCAGCCCTACCGTGGAGTCAGGCAGTCCTCACAGATCATATCTCTTTGAACTTGCCAGAGAACCCCATTAGCCCAGGAGCAGCCCCACTTCCTGTGAAGTCTCACAAGAAACCTTTAAGAGTTCTCCTAAGCCCCATGCACAGTGGGTACAGATCAAGTTGCTTTCATTTAGATcatgtagtgtgtgtgtggggggggggtacaTGTAATTGGAGAGTAGCTTGCATGCTAAGGTGCACTTGAGGAGTAGGCCTTTCATCTAGGTTTTCTTGAGCAGGGACCTTCCTTAGCAAGCTAATGATGCTGCATACAGATATGCTGGGTTAGCCTCATCTGTGAGCAGAGATCTGTCAACATGTCTACATCTGGCATGTCATGGAAGAAAGACTGTAGCACTGTGGCAGTAACAGTATGTCAGGTTCAAGCTTGGCTGTGAGGACATACAGCATGTGAGAGAGAGTTGTCTGAGTCTTGGCAGATCTTGGACAGCCTTTTGCCCACATGTTTTTATGGGGATTTAGGTACTACAGCCAGCCAAAGGGATATCGTGAATGACTGCTCACCATGCAATCTCACAGGGAGAAAGAGCCTTTCTGAGAGATCTGCATCCTCTCTTCATATTGGGCAGCCCAAGGGTTTGGACAGAGAGCAGGTAGTTGGGTTTGTTTGCTCATAAGATTGGTCCTGCCTTCATTTAAGGATAGCTTCTTTTGGCTCTTTGCAGAAAGCTTTTTTCCACCCGGACTTCACCACCTCTGCATCACAGCTTGACATCCTTTGGAATGGTACCCATAAAGGTCTTGTGGGAATCACTAGCATGTCGCATACCCCTTGCACACTGAATTCTTTTAGTTGAGTGGCTCTTTAGGTCCTTCCTCAGCCTCTGTCAATGAGTGTTCCTCCCTTTTGCTGATTTTCTGGAAGGGATTTCTAAATCTGATGATTATCCTGACTTGGAAATATTTCAGGAAACAATCTGGAAAGAGGCATAGTAAAATCGCCAATATCTATAAATCAGATCTTATACATGCACTGATGTTTATCAGACAGGTTCACCTAGCCATGTCCTGCAGCACCTCTTCATATTACAAATGTCTGCTTCCTACCCTGCAAGCCACCCCAGTGAATGCACTGCAATATTAAAAGCAGCAGACTGGCAGTCAGATAGTGTGGGTTATGTTCTTGGCTCCATTTTTATTTGATTCCTCCCTGCATGAAAACTGCTATAGTCGTAGGTGAATAGAGTTGTCCTACACCTGTAGAAAAAGAGAGTGGAAGGTGATCTGAGAAGTCATCTTTCTATTCTCCTGTCCCAGTCACACAAAACCACCATTTTTGTCAGATGTTTGTCCAAGCTGTTCTTTAAAACCTTCACTGCTAGAGATGTCATAACCTTTCTAGAAAACCTGCCACAGTGCCTAACTGTCCATCCAGAAAGAAGGCTGTCTCCTAATCTTTGAACCTAAACATCCCTTGTGCAGTTTAAGCTGTCAGAACTCATTGTTCTAAAGCACAAGATGAGACCTGAACAGCTCTTCTCCAAAACTCTGGAGGTAGTTTCTTgctagacaaaaaaaagaaaagggacaaAAGCAGAGAGGTTGGTGCAGGAGATGATGTTATTCAGGAGCACATACTTGTTCTCTACATAAAGTCTTAAACAATAATGAAATCAGTCTTCGTAGAACAGGGCTTTTTTCTATAAGTGTGCAAACAAATTGCTTCAGAACAGTATTATTTACCTTTGTTATTTGTCCTTCTTGAATAACCCATCATTGCAGTAAACCTGGCTCCTGCCTCATCTCTTCAGCAAGTCCAGGTCAACATGAGACAAAATGAGCTAAGGCTTGTCTGGAGTTGTGCTGATCAGCTGCGCGGCTGCCTTTTCTTTAGCATAGACACAGATCTGGATCTCTTTCCTCCCTTCAGCCATCAGTCTCAATGAAATATGTAGGAATTTAAGTATTATTCAGGCTTCTACCCCTCTTTTGAATGATTGAAATATGCCAACAAGCTCAACACTTATTGATGGAATGGCAGCAAGCCAGACTGGCAGGTAGCAACTTCCTGAGATTTCGTTTTGTTAGGAAATCAGGCTAAAAGCTAGGTTAAGAGAATGTTAAGTTCCAAATTAGGTGTTCAAATGCTTCAATTAATCTTGCCCATGCAGTCTGGATTTGTCTCATGTATACATAAGTATATGAGCCCATGCTGTTAttttatgaagaaataaaatgaaagcttaCATTTCATATTGAAATTATCATTTTCCTTCAACTTGAAAGCTATTCAGTTTTAggctttggggcttttttcttcttcttttttgaggGGGGAGAGGGTTAGTTAAAAAAACGGCATTCTGTGTCAAAATATGGTTTTGAAATGACAGCTTCCATTTATGAAAGTTCAAATCTTCCATcaagaaaactaaatattttgactagaaaatataaacaatcaaaattttcaagtttttcaTTCAATTTCTGACCAGCTGTCCTTGTTAATTCATTTTAGATGGGTTTCACATGTGAGAGTTCTCAGTTTGCTCTTCTCTGAGCCCTGCACTACTGATCTCAACATAACCAAAGTATTGATCTTTGAGAGAGAAGGATACAAAACATAATCTcaataagatattttaaaattgaaaatatttcacttttttgaACATGTATGGTAGATGTAGAAATCACAACAGTATGGTGTAATATAAAGAGTTTATTTGACAGTTTGGAAGGTTTTGCATTCCTCACTGGATCTTTAATCCAAAGCTTCTATGATGCATACACAGTGTTACACAAAGATTTATAGGTCTGTAGTGTTAAAACCTATAAGGGACCATTAGATTATCTAGTTTGACCTACTTGATATCACAGTCTGTTATATTTCATTCATTTACGCTCATACTAAGCCAGTATTTTGTGTTCAATTAAAACGTATCTTGAGAAAGTCAACCACACTTGATTTGAGGACTTCAAGAGGTGGTAAATCCACCACTTCTGTTGGTAGTTTCCAATGGGTAATTGCTTACACTGTTAAACAGTTGTCACTTATTTCCAGTTTGAATTTGTTTGGCTCCAGCTTCCTGCCACTGATTCTTATTATGACTTTAACCACCAGATTAAAGAACCCTTCAGCACCCAGTATTTTCTCCACTATTCCCATTGACTTCTGTCCACATCTGTTGCTGCTGCTGATATGGATCCTAAATATTGATTTGAGTTTACAGCTGTTGATCTCACTGATATGCCCCGGATTTCATAATGAAATCTGCAGGACTAGAACTTCTCCTCCAATAAATAGGATATAGAGAAGCAAATCAAGGCAGCATTCTGGTGTTTAACGGGGGAGTCCCTTTGAACGGCTAATAGTGATCTGTTTTGCATCTTTTCATCTGTAGGATATCTGACAGATAAAGATCTCCTGAAGTTTCTCATCCGGTGCCAGAATGGCTTGAAGGATAACGGTGTTATCATTCTCAAGGACAATGTAGCCAGGGAGGGCTGTGTCCTGGATTGTCTGGATAGTAGTGTGATCCGAGACCTGAACATCCTCCACAGCCTCAttgaaatgagtggactcaccaTCCTACgagaggagaggcaggagggaTTCCCTGAGCAGTGTGTCCCTGTCTGGATGTTGGCCATGCAGAAAGACCCTGGCTATTCCTGATGGCATCCCATGGCTGCAGAGACTGGAATATGGATCAGTCAAAGGACTGtgaaggagaagggggaagaaaagcatCTACCAGAATCCTACTAACCATATACTGCTACTACTACAGTTCTAAGGGATCGACTTCTGAAGGATCAGGAAATAACTATATTTGATCCAGCTTCTCCAAGGGACTATCTGCTTTTCAACCCTGCCTGCTTCATCATTCTCTCcacttttaaaagcctttttaacAGCTCATcatcagatttttctttcattagagAGTCAGTACTGTGACAAAACCCATCTAATTAAAGTAATGTGGTTTGATGTTTCTGAGGTGGCTAATACCTTTTGGAGTGCCCTATATGAGGGGTTAACAAATAAGCCTGTTTTCTACAGTGGCACTTAAGTCTTCTTGGAGATTAAGAAGGATCTGTTAGATCACTGAAGCAGGACATTCAAATAACTTCTGGAAAACCTAGCCCAAATTTCAACTGTCATCACTATCCgtgctttaaaatgtttaaaccAAAAATGTAAGGAAAGTTTTATCTGTTTGTTGGCATCAGCTGtgcagtttatttattttttgcattccTGTCAGTTTGGACAATAAGACAACCTGgctaattttcctttctttttaggaACTACTTTATCTTCCTGATGTTTCTGGCGTAGAACAATAGTGGTGCATAAGGGTTTTCATGTTCCGGGGGAAGAATTTAAGTGACAAATATATGCATGTTTGCATTGAAATTTTGTGAAAAGATTGTTCCACAAATTAtgttctggaaaatattttttcaaaatgttcacAGTGGAAACCACTTGAAAGCATCTCTTTATTATTCATACCACTGTAAATTTTTCTTTCCCACATTCAGAACAAGTCTGGCACCATATGCAGAGCTAATGGGATTTCATGGGGTGTTAATAGTAAGACTGTAAGAAGAACTAATACAGTATTGTATTAATTAACAACTGTACTAAACTGCAGAAGGTGTCAGTGTAACCCAAAAGCATCTATGATTTATATTCAAACAGCAGCTGTATAAGCCTGGATTCAACAGTACTAACGCACATACCATCTCCTTAAGGCTCACAGAAATTACACATTGAGCAGCTTCTTGTCTCCTTCACATATGCACAGAAAGCACTGTGGGAGGAAAGAAGTTCATTAGCAAAGTTTTTCAGAATTTGAAATTCTGCTTTATTCTGAATGAGGACAAAAGAAGGgaatttttaaattctttataaAGGAAAATTCCAACGACATGACCACAAACGTATTATAAGTAGATTAAAATTTTTCATCTGGACAAAAGCAAATGTTTCTTTTGAGtttgacttttaaaaacattttcatttaaaataattgttactATAATGCAGTAAAAAGCAAATTATAAATGGTTtgttgaaaatttaaaaaatgaatgataATGTTAGAGTGGACTGTTTTGACTCTGCCAGAACTCCTATCTTGTTTTAGTCTTCCGAAATGCAATTCTGGCAAAACTTATCCGGCTTTGCAAAGGGTTGCATTATGACAAATTTCCATGTTCTGATGGAAGGGGGTTCTCCACATGGCTCTATGCACAATTGTCTGTGTCAGATATTGTCATCTGTGTTAGATTAACCCACATAGAAGCCTGAAGATAACAAGATCAGGGAACCTCTCAGCTGGATTTTAGTGCTCTTTGCCATCCTTTGATAATGAATCTccagttttgttttaattgagTAACTCATCTTCTCTAGCAATATGGTTGCATATGTTGAGAATTTCCAATTTATGGCAGAGGCCTTCCTGCAGTCAAATCGTATCCAGTAATTGTTCTCTTAATGTGCCATCGCTAATTGTAGCATTAAGGAAAACAACCCTGGTGATTTGGTGAATATTCTGGCGTGTCATATAACCTAGAAACCTATGGTTCCCATGACACAGATGCTTCTGGAATGTTTTGGCTAATTCTTCCATTTTAATCAAGTGGTAATGGAAATAAATTTAGCATATAGTGATGTAAAAAAAGCTAGGTGAATAGTTATGTTCTGGACTTGTCCCCAGGACTAAGTGCTTCTCATTCCTTTTAAGCCACTATAGTGGTTTCATTCTGCCAAGACCGCTAAAAACTGTGGCAGTGATTGGGTGAATATGAGTATGTGCAGATATTTGAAGGAAACCCAGTCATTTGTTTTACAGGAAGGAGGCATCAGTCCTATGGTTAGCAACACTGGTTAGCAGTAACGgaagaatatttaaaagacctgGACGTGGATTACAAATTAATTTGTCCTTCACTATTTTTTCTTTCAGCCAGAGATGTCTGCCAGGGTGCAGAGTGGGGACTACTGGAGATCCTAGTACAATCGTGTCTGTGCCAGACATATCTGAATGGTGTTGGTCACTGCAATGGTGAGAGAACTGCATTGTGGAAATAGGGAAGTAAACAATTTTATAGAAATCTAAACAGCTGCCCCGTCTCGCTGTGCAGAATGTATCAGCTGTTCCTTTCAAACCAGAGTGGGTGCAGTTCAGTAATGAGAGAAGCGGTTCCAAGATGGATATAGGATGTAAAGTGGTTTACGATGAAAGGTGGAACATGAATGTTTGGTATTGCTATCAGTGAAATAGATTTTTCTAGGTAAAAATGTTCTTCACATGTTTTGTGCATCTTTCCTCTTTGAATTTCCAGAATACATATATATGAACATATCACAAAAATATATCACAAAAATATGTTCCCTTAACTATGTGAGAATGGAGACAAGCAAAATCTTAATTTAGTAGAAAAACCCATACTTCATGGTTCCCACATTCCTGGAAATTAATGTTTCATGGCTATTTTGCTTCCACAGTAAAATATTAAAGCTTTTCTGGTGACATAATGAACCTCAAGAGTAAAGAAACACAAGCCCTCCAGGGGTTTAGATGCATGAGATTGCTGCAGACTGAATAATATTTTGGTTTCCTCCTTTTCCAAGGTATATTTTAATTCAAGAATTCCCAGTCAACCAGTAGGCCACCCTTAAATGTTCATAATTTTGGGTAAGGGCCAGTCTTAGCTTAAAAGCGCTGGACTCTCTGGACTTTAGCATAATGTGTAATAATAGCGGATCATGAATTTTGAACTGAAAATCTTGCTTAGAAATCATCTATGTATCAGTTGCCCTTTGGTGTTCAAAGAATGGTTAATTAACTCAGATGCTCCACTTCAACTTTCAGGTTatttaaaacatgcatttaaagAAATCTTTAGCTCATCAGAGTGCACTGGGAGTTTGAATCCCATTTGTTTTGTGCTCGTTTGGGACTTGTTCCTGATCTCGATGCTACCAGGAATTTAATCCAAGATCAAGGCCCTTACCTAAGGTAGCATTCACAGAACATTCAGCATCCTGTAAGCTCAAACCATCATTCACCACTGACAGGTAATTAGTGAGCTAGCCATTTAGTCCTGCAACCAGCTCTTTCTGTCACGCACCCACTACTTAAGTAATCACTTAGCCAAAGTGTAGTGAAACCCACTTCTGCCATGTCACCACCAAAGCTCTTGGTAATGCCTGGTTTTCCCATATCGGGTCCCATACTTCTTTGTTGTGTGGCTGAATATCAAGTATTATCTTTATTATAAGAATGCGAGGTTCCCTGCAGAAGAGATCCTCAAATACTGACAGCAGCCTCTAAATGCTATTGCAGCCCATACAAAATGTAATGAAGTAATCATGACAGCAGTCTGAACGGCAGTCCCAACTGTGCAGCTCCGGCAGCCATCACAGCTCAAGCTGTTCATATTTAGAAGGCTATTCAGACATTGCAAATGTCCTTTTGTTCCTGATTAGAACAAAGAGCCATCCTTTTGAAACGTACCACTGAATGGATTTTCtggaatattttgtttcagaaatattgAAATGATAATATCAAAATATTTAGTTTGACTTTCTTGTTTGGATGCATATATAATTAATCTAATGTGAGATGATACCTGAAATAATACATTATATGGTATTATAATAGTTGAAATGAAACATTAGTTTCCTACAGAATACACTGATAAAATCAGTACATTCCCTGCCCCTAAATTTAGTGAAAGCAAGTCAGCAATTTCCAGAGGAAACAGTGTTTTCAAGAGGAATAGTTCTGTCAAGAAGTATTTGCCCAAACTTTTTCCCTGGATGTATCCTGTCCATTCAGGCAGTTGCAGATATACCTGGGCTAGTGAGAGGCCACCATAAGCTTGCAACAGGCAGGAAGAAGAAGCAGCATCTCCAGAGCAGTTCAGACCACCTCGGAGGTGAACTGCCCTGGAGTAAGACAGCATCCCCTCTCCCCAGTGGCTGTAGAGTGGGAATGAAAGTGCATCCTTGTTACAATCAGTTTAGCATCTTCATTGTTAATGTCAAACAGAAGTGCAGAATGATCTGATGAGCTGTGACTGTCCGAACCGTGAAAGGGTATGGACTTGGGTAACCAAACACCTATTACAAATCAAAGTCCTGGTACTGGGCTACTACATTAATGGGAGCAATATATATGAGTACATAATGCCAACTGACAAAAACTTTGTCAGTAATTCCACAGAGTGCCCTGAGCACCTTTATGCCATTCTCCTGTTTTTTCCGTTCTCTTAATCCAGGCTCCCCAGAGCGTTTACAATGGCATATCAGACAGTAGGCCTGTCCAGAGGAACTTGACTGTTAGGTGTGATTAAAACCAGTTGTGTTGCATCccattcctcttctctttctttgatGCTTCTTCCAACTTGCCAAGGAAATCCCTCCTCCACTTGCCAAAAATGATTTGTTCCCTGTGGATATCACCACATCTCACTGAAATAAAGCAGACTACCTTTGATTTTAAGAGGAGGTAATTCTGTTTATCTGAGAGCAATAACAACACGCTGTATTTCAAACATACAGGTTAATACCTGTCTCTTTAAATTGATGTCAAAGAGCCACTCCAAGACCTTTGCACCAAACAAAGCTCACACTCTCATCATCATTATAAATACACTTTCCATCCCTAGACCTTGAAGCATGTGTTGTCATTGTATTTtggatgaggaaactgaggaacaGAAGGGTGATCTGGGCTCCATTACAGTTTTATCTAAGTGGGAGCTCTGAGTGATTAACATCTCTACAAATCAAGCCACTTCAGGAACAACTACAGAGTGTTTTGCAGGCAGACATAAGCTTATTCTGCCTGTGCTTGGAGCAGATTGAAACAGTGTGGTTGTGGTTAGCCTGCTGATTAGTCCAACCTGATATGTCCTGCAAAGAGCGAGCTCAGGCTGAACATTGCACTCATGGACATATAGAGCTTCTGCTCGTTTGAGAGCATTTGCAGAACAACCTGGGGTATGCCTGCAAGGGAGGCTGCAGACCTCCCGTTAAACAACAGAATGGGCTCAGCCAGTGCTGCagcaaaaataaagacagaaaattaGTGGAAATTTTCTCTTCCCTATCCATGTCTTCTGGAAAGGTTGAACTAGCAGGCATTTCAACCTGTTATAGTATTTTCAGGCTCCTGAGACTAAGGTTTTTAGAGGCATTTGAAGATGCAGAAGTCCCACAAGTGTGCTGTGACTTACCGGATGCCTACTGGTGTCTTTAGATACCTGTAATCATCTGAAGATTTGGCCTGTGGGAACCTCAGCTTAGACACAGAAGACTAGGTTTTCAGAAGTACGTATGAGACCAGATTTGAAAGTGTTTAAGTGCCTATCAGTGGAGACAGGCGTCTAGTGGGATTTCTAAAGCACGTGGCCAATTTGATCAAAGTTTAGCATCAACATGCCTTTGAAGATACCAGCGAGAGAAGCGGACGTTAGTTacaattaatttcattttatttgaactAGCTAAATATAGATGTCTTATCTAAGATAATTGTCCTGGCTCTCTCTGCAGTAAGTGGAGAGAAATCAGCACATGCAGGAGACAGTGCATCCCATTCTGGATAGATGTGGTAAAGATCCAAGCAGCAGCAAAGCCCTTCTGAAAGCTCCATTCAGATGTGCCTCTTTACAGTTACTTGAACTGATTTGTAAGTGCGTTACGTGTGATTGTTCCGCTCTCCCTAAACTCTGTCAGTGTCCCATGAATGTAAAATCCTGGTGCAAAAACTGTCCCTTCCAAATCTGTACCAGAGATTCCCAAACAGTGGTGCACATGCCACAGATGTGGTACTGAGCCTCTCCAAAGTGGTATGCAACACTTTCTGTGCAGCCTCTTCTGCACACATGCAGCCTGACACTTCTGGGAACAGCTTCGGctcctgctgccactgctgcaggggcAGTACTCCAGCGTGGAAATCCTCCCATGCTCCTCTACTAGCAGAATAACAAACATGCAACACTGTCAACTGCAGAAGGTCAAAAATCACAGATCTAGCTTCAAAATCTTTGTCTGGAAGATTTTACTGTGTATGTATGCACACAGCTAACAGTTTTACAGACGTACATGCATACACGTGGAATATGCACAGCTCGTATTAGCCGAGGAGACCTGTGGTCCTTGAAATGTGTGTGGCTTGCCAGCGTTTCATGTGGCATCAGCTGCAGTGGAAGAGGGACCACTGTGTAATCTGTATCCCAAGCCGCAGGAAGAAATGAGCCAGCAGGGTTTGCCAAGGTAAATGTTGCCATATCAGCACTGCTTGCCAGCAGCTGCATGCCAAGCCTGACTACATCCCAGCACTCCATGGCCATATCCCCTGGGTGACACCTGGCATGTCGCACCTGTAAAACCCACTCAGAGTTGCCCTAGCCTCTGTGAAATATGTTGCCTGTATCTTATGCATCTCAGTCATGTGAGGACTTTAGGATGTGGTACCTAGGGTCAGCTAAGATGACCTTATGACCCCGTGACTCTCTTCTCCCTGGCCTGCAAGTAGTCACAGGCCCACGAAGCATGAGATGCTTCTCACCTAACTCGATCTTCTAAGAGTCAGTTATCTGAGGTTAAGGTAGTTGTCAAGACTTCCCGTTATAGTCACTGGGGAGAGATCTGCACCTCCCAGAAAGCTCCTCACCTCCTGAGATGGTTATCCAAGATATTCAACTGTGGAAGGTGCCTACACGACTGTCTTAGCTTCAGACAATTCATCCTCGGATGTTTAAgtgaggtgagatgaattccagctCCAGCGTATGGGAGTCCATGGACTCCACTGTGAGCCCAATCTTCAGATCCTGCAAGTATGATCTTGTTCCCACAGATACAGAGCCTGGATCTGCAGCGCCAAGTGTAAAAACCTTACTTACAACTCTAAAAGTCTCCACTGAGGGCCAAAGTGAAGATTGTCTGAAATTCTCCCATCCTGGGCCTTTTGGCATGTTCCTTTCAGAACCACCCCTAATCTGGGTACCCTTGGCAAACTCTTAAAAATCCAACCCCTAAAATAAAGACTCCAGGAGTTACCTGTGACTCCTGCCACTGCACCAACTTCAGAGTAACAGCAAGTCAACAACCCCCCATCAACAATATCTCCACTGGGATCCAGCAGCTGAGATTCTGGAGCAGTGAGATGAGTCATCAAGAGGAACTAAATGATTTAGTAAATCCTTAATGTTCCCAGAAAAACCCTATTTGGGCTGCCTTGATTTGGTGACAGAGGCAGCCATGACCAGTTAGGAAAGTCAAAACATAGGCCACTGAAGAGGATCTTGTTTGGATAGTGTCTGTAGACCCATCCTCTGCTATTTGACTTGCTCCCTACCTTGTGATTAGGCCACATACCCTCCCTACATGTGTAGGTGCCCAGACAGAGGGACCCTGAGTTAAA contains:
- the NTMT2 gene encoding N-terminal Xaa-Pro-Lys N-methyltransferase 2, translated to MAYKGAHLAFKSRWHKTDEELCRHSMSFVLHKAIRNDFFQSYLYLLEKLPLVKLYALTSQVINGEMQFYARAKHFYQEVPATEEGMMGDYIELSNTDIESSREFLRKFIGGVGKAGTNRALDCGSGIGRVSKHVLLPIFKSVELVDMMENFLAEVPNYLQGKEDRVEMYYCKSLQEFTPAPQRYDVIWIQWVSGYLTDKDLLKFLIRCQNGLKDNGVIILKDNVAREGCVLDCLDSSVIRDLNILHSLIEMSGLTILREERQEGFPEQCVPVWMLAMQKDPGYS